From a region of the Kaistia sp. 32K genome:
- the topA gene encoding type I DNA topoisomerase, protein MNLVIVESPAKAKTINKYLGSDYQVVASYGHVRDLPSKDGSVLPDEDFAMSWEADPKSAKRLVDMAAAAKAADRIILATDPDREGEAISWHVLEVLKQKRAIKDKPVERVVFNAITKQAVLDAMKNPRPIDVALVDAYLARRALDYLVGFTLSPVLWRKLPGARSAGRVQSVALRLVCDRENEIEVFRPREYWSLVATLATPRGDEFLARLVGADGKKISRLDVGTAEEAEAFRAALDAGRYTVAEIESKPAKRHPFAPFTTSTLQQEASRKLGFAPNRTMQLAQRLYEGVDIGGETVGLITYMRTDGVDMAPEAVAAVRGVIGEDFSAKHLPGAPRKYQVKAKNAQEAHEAIRPTDPKRRPRDVARYVDSDQARLYELIWKRTVASQMESAEMQRTAVDILVDAGGRKIDLRASGQVMVFDGFLALYNEDKDDDGDDDEGRLPRMEKGEALTKKAIAATQHFTEPPPRYSEATLVKRMEELGIGRPSTYAATLGVLQDREYVRIEKKRLVPEDKGRLVTAFLQSFFSRYVEYDFTADLEEKLDQISAGEIAWKDVLREFWQRFAADVGDTKELRVTQVLDALNDLLGPHIFPARADGGDPRACPSCGTGRLSLKLGKFGSFIGCSNYPECRFTRQLAASGDDATPGENGENGSALGAEGSKVLGTDPETGLEVSVRTGRFGPYVQLGEPEGKEKPKRASLPKGWDAATLDLERALALLSLPREVGVHPEDGKPIQAGIGRYGPFLLHDGKYANLESVDEVFEVGINRAVAVIAEKKARGGRPARAGAEPLKTLGDHPTLGGAVTVHAGKYGPYVKHGAVNATLPKTLPPETVSLEEAVALIAEKAGKAPVKKTRAAAKPAATKKAPAKKAAAKASSDDASEDAPAKKAPAKKAAAKKPAAKKTAAKKAETEADAD, encoded by the coding sequence ATGAATCTCGTCATCGTGGAATCGCCTGCCAAGGCGAAAACGATCAACAAGTACCTCGGCTCCGACTATCAGGTCGTGGCTTCCTACGGCCATGTCCGCGACCTGCCGTCGAAAGACGGCTCGGTGCTGCCGGACGAGGACTTTGCCATGAGCTGGGAGGCGGACCCGAAGTCCGCCAAGCGCCTCGTCGACATGGCCGCCGCCGCCAAAGCCGCCGACCGCATCATCCTCGCAACCGACCCGGATCGCGAAGGAGAGGCGATCTCGTGGCACGTGCTCGAGGTCTTGAAGCAGAAGCGCGCGATCAAGGACAAGCCGGTCGAGCGCGTCGTCTTCAACGCCATCACCAAGCAGGCCGTCCTCGACGCGATGAAGAATCCGCGTCCGATCGACGTGGCCCTGGTCGACGCCTATCTGGCGCGCCGGGCCCTCGACTATCTGGTCGGCTTCACCTTGTCGCCGGTGCTGTGGCGCAAGCTGCCGGGCGCCCGCTCGGCCGGCCGCGTGCAGTCGGTGGCATTGCGTCTCGTCTGCGACCGCGAGAACGAGATCGAGGTCTTCCGCCCCCGCGAATACTGGTCGCTGGTGGCGACGCTGGCGACGCCGCGGGGCGACGAATTCCTGGCCCGCCTCGTCGGCGCCGACGGCAAGAAGATCAGCCGTCTCGACGTCGGCACGGCCGAGGAGGCGGAAGCCTTCCGCGCGGCGCTCGACGCCGGCCGCTACACGGTCGCCGAGATCGAATCGAAGCCCGCCAAGCGCCATCCCTTCGCGCCCTTCACCACCTCGACGCTGCAGCAGGAAGCGAGCCGCAAGCTCGGCTTCGCGCCGAACCGCACCATGCAGCTGGCGCAGCGCCTGTATGAAGGCGTCGACATCGGCGGCGAGACGGTCGGTCTCATCACCTATATGCGTACCGACGGCGTCGACATGGCGCCGGAGGCGGTGGCTGCCGTGCGCGGCGTGATCGGCGAGGATTTCTCGGCCAAGCATCTGCCCGGCGCGCCGCGCAAATACCAGGTGAAGGCGAAGAACGCCCAGGAAGCGCACGAGGCGATCCGCCCGACCGATCCGAAGCGCCGCCCGCGCGACGTCGCCCGCTATGTCGATAGCGACCAGGCCCGCCTGTACGAGCTGATCTGGAAGCGCACCGTCGCGAGCCAGATGGAATCGGCCGAGATGCAGCGCACCGCGGTCGACATTCTCGTCGACGCCGGCGGCCGCAAGATCGACCTGCGCGCCTCCGGCCAGGTGATGGTCTTCGACGGCTTCCTCGCCCTCTACAACGAGGACAAGGACGACGACGGCGACGACGACGAGGGCCGCCTGCCGCGCATGGAGAAGGGCGAGGCGCTGACCAAGAAGGCGATCGCCGCCACCCAGCACTTTACCGAGCCGCCGCCGCGCTACAGCGAGGCGACGCTGGTGAAGCGCATGGAAGAGCTCGGCATCGGCCGTCCCTCGACCTATGCGGCGACGCTCGGCGTGCTGCAGGACCGCGAATATGTGCGGATCGAGAAGAAGCGCCTCGTTCCCGAGGACAAGGGCCGCCTGGTCACGGCGTTCCTGCAGAGCTTCTTCTCGCGCTATGTCGAATATGATTTCACCGCCGATCTCGAAGAGAAGCTCGACCAGATCTCGGCCGGCGAGATCGCCTGGAAGGACGTGCTGCGCGAGTTCTGGCAGCGCTTCGCCGCTGATGTCGGCGACACCAAGGAACTGCGCGTCACGCAGGTCCTCGATGCGCTGAACGACCTGCTCGGCCCGCATATCTTCCCGGCCCGCGCCGATGGCGGCGACCCGCGTGCCTGCCCGTCCTGCGGCACCGGCCGCCTGTCGCTGAAGCTCGGCAAGTTCGGCTCCTTCATCGGCTGCTCGAACTATCCGGAATGCCGCTTCACCCGCCAGCTCGCCGCCTCGGGCGACGATGCGACGCCGGGCGAGAACGGCGAGAACGGCTCGGCGCTCGGCGCCGAGGGCTCGAAGGTGCTCGGCACCGATCCCGAGACCGGGCTCGAGGTGAGCGTGCGTACGGGCCGCTTCGGTCCCTATGTCCAGCTCGGCGAGCCCGAGGGCAAGGAGAAGCCGAAACGGGCGAGCCTGCCCAAGGGCTGGGACGCCGCGACCCTCGACCTCGAACGGGCGCTGGCGCTTCTGTCGCTGCCGCGCGAGGTCGGTGTTCATCCGGAAGACGGCAAGCCGATCCAGGCCGGTATCGGCCGCTATGGCCCGTTCCTGCTGCATGACGGCAAATACGCCAATCTCGAGAGCGTCGACGAGGTCTTCGAAGTCGGTATCAACCGCGCCGTCGCCGTCATCGCCGAGAAGAAGGCGCGCGGCGGCCGGCCGGCTCGCGCCGGCGCCGAGCCCTTGAAGACGCTGGGCGACCACCCGACATTGGGCGGGGCGGTCACCGTGCATGCGGGCAAGTACGGCCCCTATGTGAAGCACGGCGCCGTCAACGCGACCCTGCCGAAGACCTTGCCGCCCGAGACAGTATCGCTCGAGGAAGCCGTCGCTCTGATCGCCGAGAAGGCGGGCAAGGCGCCGGTGAAGAAGACGCGCGCGGCGGCGAAGCCGGCTGCCACGAAGAAGGCTCCGGCCAAGAAGGCCGCTGCCAAGGCGTCTTCGGACGACGCGTCGGAAGATGCGCCGGCGAAGAAGGCGCCCGCCAAGAAGGCCGCGGCCAAGAAGCCGGCTGCGAAGAAGACTGCCGCCAAGAAAGCGGAGACCGAGGCGGACGCCGACTAG
- the rnr gene encoding ribonuclease R, which translates to MAKKPDTPPKSPKVRTPGARSATRSAAFAKASGKLVAPVAPPANGMPSREAILAFIAENPGKATKREISKHFGISGGARIALKRTLKELSEDGLVEKNRKKLTRPGDIPPVTVLTIVERDEDGEFIAQPANWDKDHGDAPRILIRANRGKPLVPAPGIGDRVLSHVDPADLEATGYAHTGRIIKVIEKRAASILGVVRLTPHGARIDPVDRKQREADVDPDDLNGAKDGDLVAVEPKRATRYGPPRVRVVEIVGAMTSEKAVSMIAIHAHDIPYVFPQAVLDEAERAKPAVISGGREDWRHVPLVTIDPADAKDHDDAVYAEPDPDPENPGGFLVTVAIADVAWYVRPNSPLDREALKRGNSVYFPDRVVPMLPERISNDLCSLREGEDRPALAVRMQFTAEGKKKFHWFHRVMMRSAAKLAYSQAQDAIDGRPDDKTGPLLEPILKPLWAAYAVMKRGRDNREPLDLDLPERKVVVGADGAIDRIVVPERLDAHKLIEEFMIQANVAAAETLERKGSPLVYRVHDAPSLAKLEALREFLASIEMNLPKSGNLRPSHFNLILDRVKDSEHAALVNEVVLRSQSQAIYSPENIGHFGLNLRRYAHFTSPIRRYADLIVHRALVRSLELGEGGLQDGLEKDLEAIAQEISGAERRAMAAERETIDRLVAHWLADRVGAHFNGRIAGVTRAGLFVKLDETGADGFVPIGSIGSDYYQFDEARQAVIGSRTGEMFRLGDAVEVKLVEVAPVAGALRFELMSDGKMLPKGERKVADEGGFRGRRGRPGGGSFKGRPGGKRH; encoded by the coding sequence TTGGCCAAGAAGCCAGACACTCCCCCCAAATCCCCCAAGGTCCGGACGCCCGGCGCGAGATCCGCGACGCGTTCCGCCGCCTTCGCCAAGGCCTCCGGCAAGCTGGTCGCCCCCGTCGCGCCGCCCGCCAACGGCATGCCCTCGCGTGAGGCGATCCTCGCCTTCATCGCAGAGAATCCCGGCAAGGCGACCAAGCGCGAGATCTCGAAGCATTTCGGCATTTCCGGCGGCGCCCGCATCGCGCTGAAGCGCACGCTCAAGGAATTGAGCGAGGACGGGCTCGTCGAGAAGAACCGCAAGAAGCTGACGCGTCCGGGCGATATCCCGCCCGTCACCGTGCTGACGATTGTCGAGCGCGACGAGGACGGCGAATTCATCGCCCAGCCCGCCAACTGGGACAAGGACCACGGCGACGCGCCGCGCATCCTGATTCGCGCCAATCGCGGCAAGCCGCTGGTTCCCGCACCCGGCATCGGCGACCGCGTGCTGTCGCATGTCGATCCCGCCGATCTCGAGGCCACGGGCTATGCCCATACCGGCCGCATCATCAAGGTGATCGAGAAGCGCGCCGCCTCGATCCTCGGCGTCGTGCGCCTGACGCCGCATGGCGCGCGCATCGATCCGGTCGATCGCAAGCAGCGCGAGGCGGACGTCGATCCCGACGACCTGAACGGCGCGAAGGACGGCGATCTCGTCGCCGTCGAGCCGAAGCGCGCCACGCGCTATGGCCCGCCGCGCGTCCGCGTCGTCGAGATCGTCGGCGCGATGACGAGCGAGAAGGCGGTCTCGATGATCGCCATCCACGCGCACGACATCCCCTATGTCTTCCCGCAGGCGGTGCTCGACGAGGCCGAGCGGGCGAAGCCGGCGGTCATCTCCGGCGGTCGCGAGGACTGGCGCCATGTGCCGCTGGTCACCATCGACCCGGCCGATGCCAAGGACCATGACGACGCCGTCTATGCCGAGCCGGATCCCGATCCCGAGAATCCCGGCGGCTTCCTCGTCACCGTCGCGATCGCTGACGTCGCCTGGTATGTGCGGCCGAATTCGCCGCTCGACCGCGAGGCGCTGAAGCGCGGCAATTCGGTCTATTTCCCCGACCGCGTCGTGCCGATGCTGCCGGAGCGGATCTCGAACGATCTCTGCTCGCTGCGCGAGGGCGAGGACCGCCCGGCGCTGGCGGTCAGGATGCAGTTCACCGCCGAGGGCAAGAAGAAGTTCCACTGGTTCCATCGCGTCATGATGCGGTCGGCGGCCAAGCTCGCCTACAGCCAGGCGCAGGACGCCATCGACGGTCGGCCCGACGACAAGACCGGCCCGCTGCTGGAGCCGATCCTGAAGCCGCTCTGGGCCGCCTATGCCGTGATGAAGCGCGGCCGCGACAATCGCGAGCCGCTCGATCTCGACCTGCCGGAGCGCAAGGTCGTGGTCGGCGCCGACGGCGCCATCGACCGGATCGTCGTTCCCGAACGCCTCGACGCGCACAAGCTGATCGAGGAGTTCATGATCCAGGCGAACGTCGCCGCCGCCGAGACGCTGGAGCGCAAGGGCTCGCCGCTGGTCTATCGCGTGCACGACGCCCCGTCGCTGGCCAAGCTCGAGGCGCTGCGCGAGTTCCTCGCCTCGATCGAGATGAACTTGCCGAAGAGCGGCAATCTCCGGCCGAGCCACTTCAACCTGATCCTCGACCGGGTGAAGGACAGCGAGCATGCCGCCCTCGTCAACGAGGTGGTGCTGCGTTCGCAGAGCCAGGCGATCTACAGCCCGGAGAATATTGGCCATTTCGGCCTCAATCTCCGCCGCTACGCCCATTTCACCTCGCCGATCCGCCGCTATGCCGACCTGATCGTCCACCGCGCCCTGGTCCGTTCGCTGGAGCTGGGCGAGGGCGGGCTGCAGGACGGCCTGGAGAAGGATCTCGAGGCGATCGCGCAGGAGATCTCCGGCGCCGAGCGCCGCGCCATGGCGGCCGAGCGCGAGACGATCGACCGTCTCGTCGCGCATTGGCTGGCCGATCGCGTCGGCGCGCATTTCAACGGCCGCATCGCCGGCGTCACGCGGGCAGGCCTCTTCGTCAAGCTCGACGAGACGGGCGCCGACGGCTTTGTGCCGATCGGCTCGATCGGCTCGGACTACTACCAGTTCGACGAGGCGCGCCAGGCCGTGATCGGCTCGCGCACCGGCGAGATGTTCCGCCTCGGCGACGCGGTGGAGGTCAAGCTGGTCGAGGTGGCGCCGGTCGCCGGCGCGCTCCGCTTCGAGCTGATGTCGGACGGCAAGATGCTGCCCAAGGGCGAGCGCAAGGTGGCGGACGAGGGCGGCTTCCGCGGCCGTCGCGGCCGGCCGGGCGGCGGCTCGTTCAAGGGCAGGCCCGGGGGCAAGCGCCACTGA
- the plsY gene encoding glycerol-3-phosphate 1-O-acyltransferase PlsY has protein sequence MPQPIGWDLSAPLILAALVLGYLLGSIPFGLILTRFAGLGDVRAIGSGNIGATNVLRTGNKKLAAATLVGDALKGTVAVLLAGHFWGPEAAILAGLGAFLGHVFPVWLGFKGGKGVATYLGVLIGLAWPMALLFAVVWLAVAYLSRYSSLAALIASAVVPLTLLAVGDYPKALLFAVLAVILFLKHRPNIARLLSGSESRIGQKG, from the coding sequence ATGCCGCAGCCAATCGGCTGGGATCTCAGCGCGCCGCTCATCCTGGCGGCGCTCGTCCTCGGCTATCTGCTCGGGTCGATCCCGTTCGGGCTGATCCTGACGCGCTTCGCCGGCCTCGGCGATGTCCGCGCCATCGGCTCCGGCAATATCGGCGCCACCAACGTGCTCAGGACCGGCAACAAGAAGCTCGCCGCCGCGACGCTGGTCGGCGATGCGCTGAAGGGCACGGTCGCGGTGCTGCTGGCTGGCCATTTCTGGGGCCCGGAGGCGGCGATCCTCGCCGGTCTCGGCGCCTTCCTCGGCCACGTCTTCCCGGTCTGGCTCGGCTTCAAGGGCGGCAAGGGCGTCGCCACCTATCTCGGCGTGCTGATCGGCCTCGCCTGGCCAATGGCGCTGCTGTTCGCCGTCGTCTGGCTCGCCGTCGCCTATCTGAGCCGCTATTCGTCGCTGGCAGCGCTGATCGCCAGCGCCGTCGTGCCGCTCACGCTTCTCGCCGTCGGCGACTATCCGAAGGCGCTGCTCTTCGCCGTGCTGGCGGTGATCCTGTTCCTCAAGCACCGGCCGAACATCGCCCGGCTGCTATCCGGCAGCGAAAGCCGGATCGGCCAGAAGGGCTGA
- a CDS encoding dihydroorotase — translation MNAERLNPTERPLVLKNVRVIDPSRNLDARGSVVVADGVIVAAGPEADGAALPDDAEILDCRGAVVMPGLIDMRVFVGEPGAEHRETFASAGQAAAAGGVTTMITMPDTDPVIDDVALVDYIARRTRDTTLVRVLPMAAVTKGLKGREMTEFGLLREAGAVGFTEGRHSITNALVLRRALTYARDFGALIMHHPADPDLTGSGVMNEGETATRLGLSGIPKEAEIIMLERDVRLAALTRGRYHAAQISCAESLEVIRRAKKAGLAVSCGVSATHLALNELDIGPYRTFFRLSPPLRSEDDRLAMIEGVADGTIDVIVSSHDPQDVDTKRHPFAEAEDGAVGLETLLAVALRLVNNGEVDLLTVARALSTRPADLLGLPGGRLTPGAPADLILVDPTMPWICDGEKLRSRSKNTPFEGARFEGRVLRTIVAGRTVYAYAAD, via the coding sequence ATGAACGCCGAGCGCCTGAACCCGACCGAGCGTCCGCTCGTCCTCAAGAATGTCCGCGTCATCGATCCCTCGCGCAATCTCGACGCGCGGGGCAGCGTGGTTGTCGCCGACGGCGTGATCGTCGCCGCCGGGCCGGAAGCCGATGGCGCGGCGCTGCCGGATGACGCCGAGATCCTCGATTGCCGCGGCGCGGTCGTGATGCCGGGCCTGATCGACATGCGCGTCTTCGTCGGCGAGCCCGGCGCCGAGCATCGCGAGACCTTCGCCTCGGCCGGTCAGGCCGCCGCCGCCGGCGGCGTCACCACCATGATCACCATGCCGGACACCGATCCGGTGATCGACGACGTGGCGCTGGTCGACTACATCGCCCGCCGCACCCGCGACACGACGCTGGTGCGCGTGCTGCCGATGGCCGCCGTCACCAAGGGCCTCAAGGGCCGCGAGATGACCGAGTTCGGCCTGCTGCGCGAGGCGGGCGCGGTCGGCTTCACCGAGGGCCGTCACTCGATCACCAATGCGCTGGTGCTGCGCCGGGCGCTGACCTATGCGCGCGATTTCGGCGCGCTGATCATGCATCATCCGGCCGATCCCGACCTGACCGGCTCGGGCGTGATGAACGAGGGAGAGACGGCGACGCGTCTCGGGCTTTCGGGCATTCCGAAGGAAGCCGAGATCATCATGCTGGAGCGCGACGTCCGCCTCGCGGCGCTGACGCGCGGCCGCTATCACGCGGCGCAGATCTCCTGCGCGGAATCGCTCGAGGTCATCCGCCGCGCCAAGAAGGCCGGGCTCGCCGTCTCCTGCGGCGTCTCGGCCACGCATCTGGCGCTGAACGAGCTCGATATCGGCCCGTACCGCACCTTCTTCCGCCTGTCGCCGCCGCTCCGTTCGGAGGACGACCGCCTGGCGATGATCGAGGGCGTCGCCGACGGCACGATCGACGTCATCGTCTCCAGCCACGATCCGCAGGACGTCGACACCAAGCGCCATCCCTTCGCGGAAGCGGAGGACGGCGCCGTCGGGCTCGAGACGCTGCTCGCGGTGGCGCTGCGTCTCGTCAACAATGGCGAGGTCGATCTTCTGACCGTCGCCCGCGCGCTCTCGACCCGGCCGGCCGACCTGCTCGGCCTTCCCGGCGGACGTCTGACGCCGGGCGCGCCGGCCGATCTCATCCTCGTCGACCCGACCATGCCGTGGATCTGCGACGGCGAGAAGCTCCGCTCGCGCTCGAAGAACACGCCGTTCGAGGGCGCCCGCTTCGAGGGTCGCGTGCTCCGGACAATCGTTGCGGGCCGCACCGTCTACGCATACGCTGCCGACTGA
- the ruvX gene encoding Holliday junction resolvase RuvX: MTGTILDLTELEGALPPAAALIGLDLGTKTIGVGISDLGRRIASPLVLINRVKFTLDAEALIKLIGERQVAAIVIGLPLNMDGSEGPRAQATRAFVRNLLPKIEIPVSFWDERLSTVAVTRTLLEADTSRKRRGELVDKMAAAFILQGALDRLQKLARDRQEAEDDDDQPFGQM; the protein is encoded by the coding sequence ATGACCGGCACGATCCTCGACCTGACCGAGCTGGAGGGGGCCTTGCCGCCGGCGGCGGCGCTGATCGGCCTCGACCTCGGCACCAAGACGATCGGCGTCGGGATCTCGGATCTCGGCCGCCGCATCGCCTCGCCGCTGGTGCTGATCAACCGGGTGAAGTTCACGCTCGACGCGGAAGCGCTGATCAAACTGATCGGCGAGCGTCAGGTCGCGGCCATCGTCATCGGGCTGCCGCTCAACATGGACGGCTCGGAAGGCCCGCGCGCCCAGGCGACGCGCGCCTTCGTGCGCAACCTGCTGCCGAAGATCGAGATCCCGGTCTCGTTCTGGGACGAGCGGCTTTCGACGGTCGCCGTGACGCGGACGCTGCTCGAGGCCGATACCAGCCGCAAGCGGCGCGGCGAGCTCGTCGACAAGATGGCGGCCGCCTTCATCCTGCAGGGCGCGCTAGACCGGTTGCAGAAGCTGGCGCGCGACCGGCAGGAAGCAGAAGACGACGACGATCAGCCCTTCGGGCAGATGTAG
- the dprA gene encoding DNA-processing protein DprA, producing MERGAKDLPRADRRNDAPRLSDDERLAWLRLIRSENVGPVTFRGLIEHFGTAERAIAGLPELAARSGRRIRIAGVNEAEHELAALDRLGGRFLAIREPGYPAWLREIDAPPPLVAIRGDPAVFARPAIAVVGARNASVAGRRMAQILARNLGEAGHVVVSGLARGIDAAAHEAALQSGTIAVFAGGLDRLYPPENAALADRILASGGAHLSEMPLGWEPRARDFPRRNRLVSGIAAGVVVVEAAERSGSLITARLAGEQGRVVFAVPGSPLDPRAAGANRLIKQGAHLVTGVADILDILAPMLEPDAAAANWPDTAPEVSGLGEREDPSERDRDVLIEALGPVPTEIDALIRWTGLPAGTVHVLLLELDLGGRIERHAGQRVSLLD from the coding sequence ATGGAGCGCGGGGCGAAGGATCTTCCCCGCGCCGACCGCCGGAACGACGCGCCGCGCCTCTCCGATGACGAGCGGCTGGCCTGGCTCCGCCTGATCCGCAGCGAGAATGTCGGCCCCGTGACGTTTCGCGGCCTGATCGAGCATTTCGGCACCGCCGAGCGCGCGATCGCCGGGCTCCCCGAACTTGCCGCGCGCAGCGGCCGCCGCATCCGCATCGCCGGCGTCAACGAGGCCGAGCACGAGCTCGCGGCGCTCGACCGCCTCGGCGGCCGGTTCCTCGCCATCCGGGAGCCCGGCTACCCCGCCTGGCTGCGCGAGATCGACGCGCCGCCGCCGCTCGTCGCCATTCGCGGCGATCCGGCCGTGTTCGCGCGCCCGGCCATTGCCGTCGTCGGCGCCCGCAATGCCTCCGTCGCCGGCCGCCGCATGGCGCAGATCCTGGCGCGCAACCTCGGCGAGGCGGGGCATGTCGTCGTCTCGGGGCTGGCGCGCGGCATCGACGCGGCGGCGCATGAGGCGGCGCTTCAATCCGGCACGATCGCCGTCTTCGCCGGCGGGCTCGACCGGCTCTATCCGCCGGAGAACGCGGCGCTCGCCGATCGCATCCTGGCGTCCGGGGGCGCGCATCTTTCGGAGATGCCGCTCGGCTGGGAGCCGAGGGCACGGGATTTTCCGCGGCGGAACCGCCTCGTCTCCGGCATCGCCGCCGGTGTCGTCGTCGTCGAGGCGGCGGAGCGTTCGGGATCGCTGATCACGGCGCGGCTCGCCGGCGAGCAGGGCAGGGTGGTGTTCGCCGTGCCGGGATCGCCGCTCGACCCGCGCGCCGCCGGCGCCAACCGGCTGATCAAGCAGGGCGCCCATCTGGTGACCGGCGTCGCCGATATCCTCGACATCCTCGCGCCGATGCTCGAGCCGGACGCTGCGGCGGCCAACTGGCCGGACACCGCGCCGGAAGTCTCGGGGCTCGGCGAGCGCGAGGATCCGAGCGAAAGGGATCGCGACGTGCTGATCGAGGCGCTGGGGCCGGTGCCGACCGAGATCGACGCGCTGATTCGATGGACCGGGCTGCCGGCGGGAACGGTGCATGTCCTGCTTCTGGAGCTCGATCTCGGAGGGCGGATCGAGCGGCATGCCGGGCAGCGCGTGTCGCTATTGGATTAG
- a CDS encoding acyl-CoA dehydrogenase family protein yields the protein MVSPDYETHEVNNQVAFRVGANLYASDPVLAALVEGLPRPVVEGLAAHGAQWGSAEMADLARLANAVPPVLKTHDASGRRADIVEFHPAYHALMRRSVAAGLQASIWDASGDEASVRAVARAARIYMTAQVEAGHVGAMSLTSASVAALAHAPKLAETWLPMIRSRRYDSRVIPASQKAGAMFAFATTEKQGGSDLRSNTTRADANGEGGYRLVGHKWFVSAPMSDALLVLAQTLEGLSFFLVPRFLADGKRNPIRLTRLKDKLGTRSNAVAEVEFPGTTGFLIGEAGRGVATINETVTLTRVDSALTSAGIARAALSEAVHYARHRRAFGAPLIDQPLMTRVLADMALDVTAAAALAFRLAEAVDRSHDDPVEAAFARLMTPVVKYWITKVTPAIVAEAIECVGGNGFVEENHLARLYRDALAPALADGPGNTLCLDVMRILRRSSDSLEAVLRVIEDGLGQAARSTLNVLRAATAVGLADEGSARILVEQLAMTVAAAALRRRFPAVVADAFLESRLGKPWRSTYGMLDARFDARAFVDYICPKG from the coding sequence ATGGTTTCGCCGGATTACGAAACGCACGAAGTCAACAATCAGGTCGCGTTCCGCGTCGGCGCGAACCTCTATGCGTCCGACCCCGTGCTGGCGGCTCTCGTCGAGGGGCTGCCGCGCCCGGTGGTCGAGGGGCTCGCGGCGCATGGCGCGCAGTGGGGATCGGCCGAGATGGCCGATCTGGCGCGCCTCGCCAACGCCGTGCCGCCCGTGCTGAAGACGCATGACGCCAGCGGCCGGCGCGCCGATATCGTCGAGTTCCATCCCGCCTATCACGCGCTGATGCGGCGCAGCGTCGCCGCCGGCCTGCAGGCGTCGATCTGGGACGCCAGCGGCGACGAGGCGAGCGTGCGCGCCGTGGCCCGCGCCGCCCGCATCTACATGACGGCGCAGGTCGAGGCCGGCCATGTCGGCGCGATGTCGCTGACGAGCGCCAGCGTCGCCGCCCTCGCGCATGCGCCGAAGCTCGCCGAGACCTGGCTGCCGATGATCCGCTCCCGGCGCTACGATTCGCGCGTCATCCCGGCGTCGCAGAAGGCGGGCGCCATGTTCGCCTTCGCCACCACCGAGAAGCAGGGCGGCTCCGACCTTCGCTCCAACACCACCCGCGCCGACGCCAATGGCGAAGGCGGCTACCGGCTCGTCGGCCACAAGTGGTTCGTCTCGGCGCCGATGAGCGACGCGCTGCTGGTGCTGGCGCAGACGCTGGAAGGCCTCTCCTTCTTCCTGGTGCCGCGCTTCCTCGCCGACGGCAAGCGCAACCCGATCCGGCTCACCCGGCTGAAGGACAAGCTCGGCACGCGCTCCAACGCCGTCGCCGAGGTCGAATTCCCCGGCACGACCGGCTTCCTGATCGGCGAGGCGGGACGCGGCGTCGCCACCATCAACGAGACGGTGACGCTGACGCGCGTCGACAGCGCGCTGACCTCCGCCGGCATCGCCCGCGCCGCGCTGTCGGAGGCGGTGCATTATGCCCGCCACCGCCGCGCCTTCGGCGCGCCGCTGATCGACCAGCCGCTGATGACCCGCGTGCTTGCCGACATGGCGCTCGACGTCACCGCCGCGGCGGCGCTCGCCTTCCGCCTGGCGGAAGCGGTCGACCGCTCGCATGACGATCCCGTCGAGGCGGCCTTCGCCCGGCTGATGACGCCGGTGGTCAAGTACTGGATCACCAAGGTGACGCCGGCGATCGTCGCCGAGGCGATCGAATGCGTCGGCGGCAACGGCTTCGTCGAGGAAAATCACCTGGCGCGGCTCTATCGCGACGCGCTGGCGCCGGCGCTCGCCGACGGCCCCGGCAATACGCTCTGCCTCGACGTGATGCGCATCCTGCGCCGCTCGTCGGATTCGCTCGAGGCGGTGCTCCGCGTCATCGAGGACGGCCTCGGCCAGGCAGCACGCTCGACGCTCAACGTGCTGCGCGCGGCGACCGCCGTCGGCCTCGCCGACGAGGGATCGGCCCGCATCCTGGTCGAGCAGCTCGCCATGACGGTCGCGGCCGCGGCGCTGCGCCGCCGCTTCCCGGCCGTGGTCGCTGATGCCTTCCTGGAATCACGCCTCGGCAAGCCGTGGCGCTCGACCTACGGCATGCTCGATGCCCGCTTCGACGCGCGCGCCTTCGTCGACTACATCTGCCCGAAGGGCTGA